From a region of the Thiomicrorhabdus sp. genome:
- a CDS encoding cyclopropane-fatty-acyl-phospholipid synthase family protein yields MLKSVSDPRQSFFSRIFTSFSIKQWVLKLPFDQLEKGSLTLEIFGDVYRFEGKEAGRHADLTILKPFRAYWLIKTQGELGFAQAYFEHALDTNCLYALMYLGYENQNALQGLLSHKTLNKLHLFKHRKRHNSVDNSKKNISYHYDLGNVFYQKWLDKSMTYSSGIFESSDDTLEQAQQQKYDRLVDQLGVRPGDHVLEIGCGWGGMMQALLERGVKVKGLTLSKEQQTYAQQRLSEFNPQDYDVAYQDYRDETQQYDHIVSIEMFEAVGKEYWQNYFETLSQSLKTGGNAALQVITINEDYAQEYQDSVDFIQTYIFPGGLLPSVEQLKILAAEHGFEVNNIYEFGYDYAKTCLLWKESFNNHSFELQVNGYDQKFQKMWNYYLDYCAVGFETQHISVHQLTLKKIKEANHVESI; encoded by the coding sequence ATGTTAAAAAGCGTATCAGATCCACGTCAAAGTTTTTTTAGTCGAATATTTACCTCATTTTCAATTAAACAATGGGTGTTAAAGTTGCCATTCGATCAGCTTGAAAAAGGCTCTTTAACCCTAGAAATATTTGGCGATGTATATCGTTTTGAAGGGAAAGAAGCCGGCAGACATGCTGATTTAACAATTTTAAAACCATTTAGAGCCTATTGGTTAATAAAAACCCAAGGTGAGTTGGGTTTTGCTCAAGCTTATTTTGAACATGCCTTAGACACCAACTGTTTGTATGCATTAATGTATTTGGGTTATGAAAACCAGAATGCTTTACAAGGTTTGTTGTCTCACAAAACACTCAATAAACTGCATCTTTTTAAACACCGCAAACGCCATAACTCTGTAGATAACAGTAAAAAGAACATTTCTTACCATTATGATTTGGGTAATGTTTTTTATCAAAAATGGTTAGATAAAAGCATGACCTATTCAAGTGGCATTTTTGAAAGTTCTGACGATACTTTAGAGCAAGCTCAGCAACAAAAGTACGACAGATTAGTGGACCAACTTGGTGTTAGGCCTGGCGATCATGTTTTAGAAATTGGTTGCGGTTGGGGTGGCATGATGCAAGCTCTACTTGAAAGAGGCGTTAAAGTGAAAGGGTTAACGCTTTCAAAAGAACAGCAAACTTATGCTCAACAACGTTTAAGTGAATTTAACCCTCAAGATTATGATGTGGCTTACCAAGATTACCGTGATGAAACACAACAATACGATCACATTGTGAGTATCGAAATGTTTGAAGCGGTGGGTAAAGAGTATTGGCAAAATTATTTTGAAACTTTGAGCCAATCTTTAAAAACAGGCGGTAATGCCGCTCTTCAAGTCATTACGATTAATGAAGATTACGCTCAAGAGTACCAAGACAGCGTTGACTTTATTCAAACCTATATCTTTCCTGGTGGCTTATTGCCAAGTGTAGAACAGTTAAAAATCTTAGCCGCAGAGCATGGTTTTGAAGTGAATAATATTTATGAGTTTGGTTATGACTATGCCAAAACATGTTTACTGTGGAAAGAGTCATTTAATAATCATAGCTTTGAATTACAAGTAAATGGTTATGATCAAAAGTTTCAAAAAATGTGGAATTACTACCTAGATTATTGTGCTGTTGGGTTTGAAACCCAGCATATTTCAGTGCACCAACTCACGCTCAAAAAAATAAAGGAAGCTAATCATGTCGAATCAATTTAG
- a CDS encoding MerR family transcriptional regulator — translation MQANEALYPIREVSNLTGVNSITLRAWERRYGLIEPVRTEGGHRLYTQSHIDQIKAAVALTEQGVAISQVKALLDEKANATKIDFKMGESDFQNRLLEYAFAYDCEHLNLELDNLFNDMSEIYWLPILSSVTKMLKRESRSGFTFWESQLLPRLHTRLRFAMRSSQFKNRNTLWVESQPGTPQSISLLAALSMVNKGFYPFINLYTIYADQNYRELETALAGLNCEAVAFVCDNTNFDERFWSMWSENNPAIAMHFFLEGSVQTTLNSKTNCSIYNIQNYAS, via the coding sequence ATGCAAGCTAACGAAGCACTATACCCGATTAGAGAAGTCTCCAATTTAACAGGGGTTAACTCTATTACTTTAAGAGCGTGGGAAAGACGCTACGGTTTAATTGAACCTGTTAGAACAGAAGGTGGGCATAGGCTTTATACGCAAAGTCATATTGACCAAATCAAAGCCGCGGTTGCATTGACTGAGCAAGGCGTTGCCATCAGCCAAGTAAAGGCCTTATTAGATGAGAAGGCCAACGCCACTAAAATTGACTTTAAAATGGGTGAATCTGATTTTCAAAATCGATTATTGGAATACGCCTTTGCTTATGATTGCGAGCATCTAAATCTTGAATTAGATAACCTTTTCAATGATATGTCAGAAATATATTGGTTACCAATATTAAGTTCAGTGACCAAAATGTTAAAAAGAGAGTCACGTTCAGGGTTTACTTTTTGGGAATCTCAGCTTCTACCAAGACTTCATACTAGATTACGCTTTGCTATGCGTTCAAGCCAGTTTAAGAACCGTAATACCTTATGGGTTGAATCTCAACCAGGCACACCTCAATCTATTTCACTCTTAGCCGCATTAAGTATGGTTAATAAAGGTTTTTATCCTTTTATTAACTTATATACCATTTATGCGGATCAAAACTATAGAGAGTTAGAGACAGCATTGGCAGGCTTAAATTGCGAAGCGGTTGCTTTTGTATGTGATAACACAAATTTTGATGAGCGTTTTTGGAGTATGTGGTCAGAGAATAATCCTGCGATTGCAATGCACTTCTTTTTAGAAGGTTCTGTGCAAACGACATTAAATTCTAAAACGAATTGCTCAATCTATAACATTCAAAACTACGCTTCATAG
- a CDS encoding deoxyribodipyrimidine photo-lyase: MTTLVWLQRELRVENAPVIEQALKHSDKVILAYFHDTKKVIGDANNAWLAKSLLNLKEHLKAYQADLWMIEGDFEAQLTQLIKEQNIKHVYYSYQVGSPFVDMQQTALEVCKQCKVALTPFYSEFLLEPELMMNKQQKPYLVYTPFYKNFLSKQYQIQPIVEQSDYEKLLSKAGLIDLPNTFAELPKSLAQILEQPWANKIMVHWQVGEQAAWQTLQQFLADDLQDYAVDRDFPAYSATSKLSSYLHFGEISIRAIYFYVQTEIEQGRLKADIAQPWLRQLVWKEFARHLLHWFPKTETKPFQEKYLSMQWDKNANLLALWQQGQTGIPIIDAGMRELWETGIMHNRVRMLVASFLTKNLNQHWLLGKQWFDDTLLDADPANNVMGWQWVAGCGVDAAPYYRLFNPVTQSVKFDKNGDYLRRWLPELKMLSVKAIHEPWAFKQECEIKGIVLGRNYPKPLVDLKQSREEHLARVSKMKVS, encoded by the coding sequence ATGACAACATTGGTATGGCTACAAAGAGAGCTTAGAGTTGAAAATGCACCTGTTATTGAACAAGCATTAAAGCATTCAGATAAGGTCATTTTGGCTTATTTTCATGACACCAAAAAAGTGATTGGTGATGCTAATAATGCCTGGTTAGCAAAGAGTTTACTCAACCTAAAAGAACATTTGAAAGCATACCAAGCAGACTTGTGGATGATTGAAGGGGATTTTGAAGCTCAATTAACTCAGCTGATTAAAGAGCAAAACATCAAACATGTTTATTACAGTTACCAAGTAGGGTCGCCATTTGTTGATATGCAGCAGACGGCTCTTGAAGTTTGCAAACAATGTAAAGTGGCACTAACGCCATTTTATTCTGAGTTCTTGTTAGAACCAGAACTCATGATGAATAAACAACAAAAACCTTATTTGGTATATACACCATTTTATAAAAACTTTTTGAGTAAACAGTACCAAATACAACCTATTGTTGAGCAAAGCGACTATGAAAAATTGTTAAGCAAAGCCGGGTTAATTGATCTGCCAAACACGTTTGCTGAATTGCCAAAATCATTAGCTCAAATTCTTGAACAACCTTGGGCCAATAAAATAATGGTTCATTGGCAGGTTGGTGAACAAGCTGCATGGCAAACGCTGCAGCAATTTTTGGCGGATGATTTACAAGATTATGCAGTAGATAGAGATTTTCCGGCGTACTCAGCCACCAGCAAGTTATCAAGCTACTTACATTTTGGTGAAATTTCGATTCGAGCAATTTATTTTTATGTACAAACGGAAATAGAACAAGGTCGCCTTAAAGCAGATATTGCTCAACCGTGGTTACGACAACTGGTTTGGAAAGAGTTTGCACGTCATTTATTACATTGGTTTCCTAAGACCGAAACAAAGCCGTTTCAAGAGAAATATCTCTCTATGCAATGGGACAAAAACGCCAATCTTTTAGCGTTATGGCAACAAGGTCAAACCGGTATTCCTATTATTGATGCGGGGATGCGAGAACTTTGGGAAACCGGAATTATGCATAACCGGGTGCGTATGTTGGTCGCTTCGTTTTTAACTAAAAACTTAAATCAACATTGGCTATTAGGCAAACAGTGGTTTGATGATACCTTGTTAGATGCGGACCCTGCAAATAATGTAATGGGGTGGCAATGGGTAGCGGGTTGCGGAGTCGATGCCGCTCCTTATTACCGATTGTTTAATCCCGTTACTCAAAGCGTAAAGTTTGATAAAAATGGCGACTATCTAAGGCGTTGGTTACCAGAACTAAAAATGTTATCAGTAAAAGCGATACATGAGCCTTGGGCTTTTAAACAAGAGTGCGAGATAAAAGGGATTGTTTTAGGCAGAAATTATCCCAAACCACTGGTTGATTTGAAACAGAGTCGTGAAGAGCATCTTGCTAGAGTTAGCAAAATGAAAGTTTCGTAA
- a CDS encoding chalcone isomerase family protein, with protein MSSQTRPQVMQKTLSKSVRLIPLLAMLVVTLVAIGMQSNLSYASDNSATNQAITSPKWQEYSQGVATWMWFDVYQATLFVDANSILDSSSGAKLNRLSSQQLLSESRSLKLQLCYAREVTPEQFIEGANHVLPVKLKPDIRKQVDALHNAYQTVEKGDCYSLIYNNQTRITQLKLNDKLVFSTDLKGFKQVYFGIWIGDNPLSSSLKNALLNAS; from the coding sequence ATGTCTAGTCAAACAAGACCGCAGGTTATGCAAAAAACGTTGAGTAAATCGGTGAGGTTAATCCCTTTGCTCGCTATGTTAGTGGTTACATTGGTCGCAATCGGTATGCAATCTAACCTGAGTTATGCAAGTGATAACAGTGCCACTAATCAGGCTATTACATCTCCTAAGTGGCAAGAATATTCGCAAGGTGTAGCGACTTGGATGTGGTTTGATGTTTATCAAGCTACTCTATTTGTTGATGCTAATTCAATTTTAGACTCCTCTTCAGGTGCAAAGTTAAACAGGCTAAGTTCTCAACAACTTCTTTCAGAAAGTCGGTCTTTGAAGTTACAACTTTGTTATGCCCGAGAAGTGACTCCAGAGCAATTTATTGAAGGGGCCAATCATGTATTGCCCGTTAAATTAAAGCCAGATATTAGAAAGCAGGTTGATGCATTACACAATGCATATCAAACGGTAGAAAAGGGCGATTGTTATTCTCTTATTTATAATAATCAAACAAGAATTACGCAGTTAAAATTAAATGATAAATTGGTTTTTAGTACTGATTTAAAAGGCTTTAAACAAGTGTATTTTGGTATTTGGATTGGTGATAATCCCTTATCAAGCAGTTTAAAAAATGCTCTGCTTAATGCCAGTTAG
- a CDS encoding DUF3833 domain-containing protein — protein MSNQFSKAAKWLVAGTFVLLISGCSSVNVNEYAGSKPEFKLFDFFAGKTYAWGQFQDRSGKVIRRFKVDITGTISKEDNKKLTLDEKFIYDNGEKQERIWKITETSPNHYIGFAGDVIGKATGQSAGNALNWHYVLDLPYKDSTIHVKLDDWMYMQSEHTMINRSEVTKFGFRVGEITLFFSKKPIED, from the coding sequence ATGTCGAATCAATTTAGTAAAGCAGCTAAATGGCTGGTAGCAGGCACTTTTGTATTATTGATAAGTGGGTGTAGTTCAGTGAATGTAAATGAATATGCAGGCAGTAAACCAGAATTTAAATTATTTGATTTTTTTGCAGGAAAAACCTATGCCTGGGGTCAGTTTCAAGACCGCTCTGGCAAAGTGATAAGACGTTTTAAGGTGGATATAACAGGCACAATATCTAAAGAAGATAACAAAAAACTGACTTTGGATGAAAAGTTTATTTATGACAATGGCGAGAAACAAGAGCGTATTTGGAAGATTACAGAAACTAGCCCAAATCACTACATTGGATTTGCCGGTGATGTTATTGGTAAAGCCACGGGTCAATCGGCTGGTAATGCTTTGAACTGGCATTATGTGTTAGATTTGCCTTATAAAGACAGCACGATTCATGTAAAACTTGACGATTGGATGTACATGCAAAGTGAACATACTATGATTAATCGTTCAGAAGTCACTAAGTTTGGCTTTAGAGTTGGTGAAATCACTTTGTTCTTTAGCAAAAAACCAATTGAAGATTAA